A single genomic interval of Anthonomus grandis grandis chromosome 17, icAntGran1.3, whole genome shotgun sequence harbors:
- the LOC126746595 gene encoding uncharacterized protein LOC126746595, whose translation MRVGNKPPPGFRGPSPEGGSRGTSPLVVSLSGGTVTLSSVRGLSNLQPGSNAGGSIATGRATHAVYAPTCSALDDEIERFYDDISQALTIETAHYKYNIGDFNAKLGVPAGNGNQYVGKFGLGCTNERGERLINYLQKETDSKDLMDIVENFYSTLYTGVNPEQAIGVDETILNVGSEDLPDITREEVELALSQKKNGKAPGEDGIIAKMIKLGGRTTVEAMTILLNKCMTEGVIPQAWQKAQVVSPCTISPKLFTLALEDVFKTLDWNERGIKIDGKHLSHLRFADDIVLFSQNIIELQDMLAELQRESKRIGLTMNLNKTKVMSPDNIQVHIEDRIIDNVEEYVYLGHCIKLGKENQTAEINRRVRLTWAATGKLSHVLRNETIPINLKRKVFNACLLPVMTYGMETMTLTVKSANKLRTTQRAIERMMLGISLRDHITNESIRQRTLKLKTS comes from the exons ATGAGGGTCGGCAACAAGCCACCGCCGGGATTTCGGGGTCCGAGTCCCGAAGGGGGTTCCCGGGGGACTTCGCCCC TAGTGGTTTCCCTCTCTGGGGGAACTGTCACCTTGTCGTCGGTGAGAGGGCTCAGTAACCTACAGCCAGGGAGCAATGCCGGCGGTAGCATAGCTACCGGTAGAGCGACCCATGCCG TATATGCCCCTACATGCTCTGCACTCGATGATGAGATAGAGAGATTCTACGATGACATTTCACAAGCGCTGACAATAGAAACAGCACACTACAAATACAATATTGGCGATTTCAATGCTAAACTAGGAGTACCAGCGGGAAACGGAAATCAATATGTGGGTAAATTCGGACTGGGTTGTACCAACGAAAGAGGAGAAAGACTGATCAATTATCTCCAAAAAGAAA CGGACAGTAAAGATTTAATGGATATCGTGGAAAATTTCTACAGCACACTGTACACAGGAGTCAACCCAGAACAAGCAATCGGAGTTGATGAAACGATTCTCAATGTAGGCTCCGAAGATCTTCCTGACATTACCAGAGAAGAAGTAGAACTAGCATTGTCTCAAAAGAAAAACGGTAAAGCACCAGGGGAAGATGGAATTATAGCTAAAATGATAAAACTTGGGGGAAGAACTACTGTAGAAGCAATGACAATTCTTCTTAATAAATGTATGACAGAAGGCGTGATACCCCAAGCATGGCAAAAGGCCCAG GTGGTGTCCCCTTGCACCATCTCCCCAAAGCTGTTTACACTGGCACTGGAAgacgtttttaaaactctggacTGGAACGAGAGAGGCATCAAAATCGACGGCAAACATCTGAGCCATTTacgctttgcggatgatatagtACTCTTTAGCCagaatataatagaattacAGGACATGTTGGCAGAACTTCAAAGAGAATCGAAAAGAATAGGTTTaaccatgaatttaaataaaacaaaagtcatGTCACCTGACAATATTCAAGTACATATAGAAGACCGAATTATTGACAACGTCGaagaatatgtatatttgggacATTGCATTAAATTGggcaaagaaaatcaaactgcCGAAATAAATAGACGTGTTCGTTTGACATGGGCAGCCACGGGTAAACTCTCACACGTCTTGAGAAATGAAACtattccaattaatttgaaaagaaaggtCTTCAATGCCTGCTTACTGCCCGTGATGACTTACGGAATGGAAACCATGACACTCACTGTTAAATCAGCTAACAAGCTTAGGACCACCCAAAGAGCCATAGAGCGGATGATGCTAGGAATAAGCCTGAGAGACCATATAACAAATGAGAGTATTAGACAAAGAACTCTAAAGTTGAAGACGTCATAA